In the Afipia sp. GAS231 genome, GCTGAATGATGAGACCGGCCGTGCCGGGGCAGGCGGGAATTTCCGGAGCCGAAAGCGGCCTTTCGCGGAACTCTGTGCACAATTGCCGGTTGGCGATGTGCACAATATGACGGTATCGTGGCAAGAGCGGACTGCGAGCATTTCGGGCGCAGCCGCGGGGATGGGTTCGATGACGATTGGTGTGTTGGTTGCCGGAATAGGCCTTGTTTTGGCGGGCCTGCTGGCGATCGGCTTGGGAATCCCGGTCAAGGAATTCAGTTTCGGCAATACGCTGATTCTCATCGGCGCCATGGGCGTTTGCTCCGGTGCGATCATGATCGCCCTCTGGATGGCGGTCCGCGAGCTGAAAAACATCGCGCGGCGGCTCGGCGCCGGACTGCCTGAGCCGCGCGGGGAAATCACGGTGCGGCCGGTGCTGCCTCCGGGCGCTGTGCGGGAGGCCGCGCCCGGCGAGGGCGGTATGCTGTTCAGCCGCGACGAACCGGCTGCCGCGAGCGCGGAACCGCCGCCACCGCCGCCATGGCAGGACGAGGCCGCGCGCGATCGCCCGCCGGCGTTGGCGCCTGAGCCCGAACCGGCCGAGCCTCCGGCACCCAAGGCCAAGCGCAATTTGTTGTTTTCCTCAACCTCGCGGAAAGAGCGCGAGCGCGCGCAGGCGCGGACCAGCGAGCCGTTGCCGCCGGACATGCTGTCGGCGGATATTCGCCCGAACCCGGCAGACGCAGCCCCGCCGATTGAGCCGGCTGAGCCGCCGCCGGCGTCGTTCGATGATGCCTGGCCCAAGCCGGATCGCGGGCGGCAGGGCGACATTCCGCCGCAGCGGCGCAGCGCAAGGCCGCCGCCGGCGCCCGAGGCCAATGGTGCCCCGGCGCAGAGTGGCGATCAGCCGGCAGTGACGGTACTGAAGTCGGGCGTCGTCGACGGCATGGCCTATTCGCTCTATTCGGACGGTTCGATCGAGGCCCAAATGCCGGAAGGCATGATGCGTTTCGCCTCGATCGACGAATTGCGCGCGCATCTCGACCATCGGCCCTAGGCGCCAATACTTGGACGCCGATCCGTATTGAAAATAAAACGCCGTTGTTCTTGTCAGATTCCCGGCAATCCGCGCATATTCGCCAAGTCGTACCGGATTCGGTTGATGTATAGTCGCGGCCGGATACTGTCCGGCCCGCGCGCCGCCGAACCGCGCTCGCGATTCGCAAGGGAAGGTTGAGCCATGACCGATGTAACAGGCAAAACGCCCGTCGAACTGACCGCCAGTATCGTATCGGCCTATCTCAGCAACAACCCGACCCAGGCCTCGGAGATTCCGAACCTGATCAGCCAGGTTCATGCAGCGCTGCTGCGGGTCTCGAGCGGCCGGACCGATACGCCGCTGGAGCCGGCAAAGCCCGCGGTGTCGGTCAAGAAGTCGATCAGCCCCGAATTTCTGGTCTGTCTCGAGGACGGCAAACGCTTCAAGTCGCTGAAGCGCCATCTGCGCACGCAGTACAACATGACGCCGGAGCAATACCGCGACAAATGGGGCCTGCCGCCGGACTATCCGATGGTCGCGCCGAATTACGCGGTGGCGCGCTCGCAACTCGCCAAGAAGATGGGCCTCGGCCAGCAGGCGCGGAAAAAGAGCAAGTAATCAGGACGCGGCGGCGAGTGCTTCGCGCGCGTCGGAGCGAATGCGCTCGACCATCGACCGCAGGCCGTTGGAGCGCTGCGGCGTCAGGTGCTCGCGAAATCCGAACTCGTCGAACACCTTGATCGCGTCCGTCGCCAGGATCTGCTGCGGCGTGCGGCCGGAATACAGCGTCAGCAGGATCGCGATCAGGCCGCGCACGATATGCGCGTCGCTGTCGCCGAGATAGTTCAGGTGCGGTTCTGAGCCGCTGCCGCGGTCGATCTGCTTGGAGAGCCAGACCTGGCTGGCGCAGCCGTTGACCTTGTTGGCGGCGGAGTGCTCGGATTCCGGCATCGGATCGAGCGTGCGGCCGAGTTCGATGACGTACCGGTAGCGGTCGTCCCACTCGTCCAGCAGCGTAAAATTGTCCCTGATTTCGTCGATCGTCGTCATCGTGGCCTGCTCTATTCCTAGACGCCTATATAGGATGTGAGGCCATCGAAAGCGACGAAAATGGAACCGATTCTGTGGCGTTATTTGCCGCTCATGGCGTCGGCGGAACCCGCCATTCGACGGCCATGTCGTCCGGCGTAAGCGTGTCGCGTGGCGATCCCTCGACGGCGGCTTCCGCCGCTTCGACGCTGCCGATCGAGCCGGTGTGATCCGGCGCCTTCTTGTCGGTATCGGGCGCCTTCTTGTCGGTGATGATCTTGTACAGCTTCTGCGCGCCGTCCT is a window encoding:
- a CDS encoding SufE family protein, which encodes MTTIDEIRDNFTLLDEWDDRYRYVIELGRTLDPMPESEHSAANKVNGCASQVWLSKQIDRGSGSEPHLNYLGDSDAHIVRGLIAILLTLYSGRTPQQILATDAIKVFDEFGFREHLTPQRSNGLRSMVERIRSDAREALAAAS
- a CDS encoding MucR family transcriptional regulator, which codes for MTDVTGKTPVELTASIVSAYLSNNPTQASEIPNLISQVHAALLRVSSGRTDTPLEPAKPAVSVKKSISPEFLVCLEDGKRFKSLKRHLRTQYNMTPEQYRDKWGLPPDYPMVAPNYAVARSQLAKKMGLGQQARKKSK